From the genome of Orcinus orca chromosome 5, mOrcOrc1.1, whole genome shotgun sequence, one region includes:
- the IFNAR1 gene encoding interferon alpha/beta receptor 1: MLALLGATTLMLVAGAPWVLPAASGGTNLKSPENGRVCIIDDNFILQWNSSRESVRNVTFSAEYKIPGMDNWKKLPGCQHITSTECNFSSVKLKNVYEKIELRIRAEEGNSTSQWHEVKPFIPFQEAQIGPLDVHLEAEDKAIIINVSPPGTKDSIMWAMDHSSFIYSLVIWKNSSRLEERTETVYSRDKIYNLSPETTYCLKVKAELRSPRRVGFYSPVYCINTTEKHKVPSPENIRIDAENQVYVLQWDYARENTTFRAQWSHEFLKRIPGSHSDKWKQIPNCEDVKTTRCVIPQNAFPEGIHRIRVQASNGNNTSFWSEEKIFNTEMKTVIFPPVISMKSVNDDSLHVSIGAPKESENKSVNQPYPLIYEVIFWENTSNAERKVVEKRTDVTFPNLKPLTVYCVKARAFTENGKWNKSSVFSATVCEKTKPGNTSKTWLIAGICTALFSIIVIIYVAKVLWRCINYVFFPSSKPPSTVDEYFSEWPVRNLLLSTSEEQTERCSIIENANTITVIEETNPIEDHKKYNSQTSQDSGNYSNEDENSESKISEELLEQETV; the protein is encoded by the exons GGGGAACAAATCTAAAATCTCCTGAAAATGGCAGGGTCTGCATCATTGATGACAACTTTATCCTGCAGTGGAACAGCAGCCGTGAGTCTGTCAGGAATGTGACTTTTTCAGCAGAGTATAAAAT ACCAGGGATGGATAATTGGAAGAAATTGCCTGGGTGTCAGCATATTACTAGTACCGAATGCAACTTTTCTTCAGTCaagcttaaaaatgtttatgaaaaaatTGAATTGCGCATAAGAGCAGAAGAAGGAAACAGCACTTCTCAATGGCATGAGGTTAAGCCATTTATACCATTTCAAGAAG ctcAGATTGGTCCTCTAGATGTACATTTAGAAGCTGAAGATAAGGCAATAATAATAAACGTCTCTCCTCCTGGGACAAAAGACAGTATCATGTGGGCTATGGACCATTCCAGCTTTATATATAGCTTAGTTATCTGGAAAAACTCTTCACGTCTAGAG gaaAGGACTGAAACTGTTTATTCCAGAGATAAAATCTATAACCTCTCACCAGAGACTACTTATTGTTTAAAAGTTAAAGCAGAACTACGTTCACCAAGAAGAGTTGGTTTCTATAGTCCAGTGTATTGTATAAACACCACAG AGAAACACAAAGTGCCTTCACCAGAAAATATACGAATCGATGCTGAAAATCAGGTCTATGTCCTTCAATGGGATTACGCACGTGAAAACACGACTTTTCGAGCTCAGTGGTCCCA tgagtttttaaaaaggattccTGGGAGTCATTCAGACAAATGGAAACAAATCCCAAACTGTGAAGACGTCAAAACTACCCGCTGTGTGATTCCTCAAAATGCTTTCCCAGAAGGAATTCACCGTATCCGTGTACAAGCATCTAATGGAAATAACACATCTTTTTGGtctgaagagaaaatatttaatactgaaatgaaaa CTGTCATATTTCCTCCAGTCATTAGCATGAAATCCGTTAATGATGACTCACTGCACGTCTCTATCGGTGCTCCAAAAGAGTCTGAAAACAAGTCTGTGAACCAGCCTTACCCACTAATTTATGAAGTTATTTTTTGGGAAAACACTTCAAACGCTGAG agAAAAGTTGTAGAGAAAAGAACGGATGTTACCTTTCCTAACTTGAAACCGCTGACTGTATACTGTGTGAAAGCCAGAGCATTCACTGAGAATGGCAAGTGGAATAAAAGCAGTGTTTTTAGCGCTACTGTGTGTGAGAAAACAAAACCAG gaaatacttCCAAAACCTGGCTGATAGCTGGAATTTGCACTGCGTTGTTTTCTATCATCGTTATCATTTACGTTGCGAAAGTCCTCTGGAGATGTATCAATTACGTGTTCTTTCCATCAAGTAAACCTCCTTCCACTGTAGATGAG tatttctCTGAATGGCCAGTAAGGAATCTACTCCTTTCCACTTCTGAGGAACAAACGGAAAGATGTTCTATAATTGAAAATGCAAACACTATTACTGTAATAGAAGAGACTAATCCAATTGAAGATCACAAAAAGTACAATTCCCAAACTAGTCAAGACTCAGGAAACTATTCTAATGAAGACGAAAACAGTGAAAGTAAAATAAGTGAAGAACTTCTGGAACAGGAAACTGTGTGA